One window of Litoribacterium kuwaitense genomic DNA carries:
- a CDS encoding ATP synthase subunit I has protein sequence MSDLRRIYRRHMQWLFFLLAFFVIGWGFTDLTRFFLGLMFGTILGMFNHWLLAFKINKFGESVVRGQSVRSLGTASRFATAIFATLISLEFEAHIQLYAVIIGLMTPYLVIMIDALFQSMFRRIQEER, from the coding sequence ATGTCAGATCTTCGTCGTATCTACAGGCGACATATGCAATGGTTATTTTTTTTGTTGGCTTTTTTTGTCATTGGATGGGGATTTACAGATTTAACCCGTTTCTTTTTAGGGCTAATGTTTGGTACAATTTTAGGGATGTTTAATCATTGGTTGCTCGCATTTAAAATCAATAAATTCGGCGAGTCTGTTGTCCGTGGACAATCTGTGCGCTCTCTTGGTACGGCTTCACGGTTTGCGACAGCTATTTTTGCCACATTGATTTCCCTTGAATTTGAAGCGCATATACAGTTATATGCGGTCATCATTGGATTAATGACACCTTATTTGGTCATTATGATAGATGCATTATTTCAAAGCATGTTCAGGAGAATACAGGAAGAGAGGTGA
- the atpB gene encoding F0F1 ATP synthase subunit A, with amino-acid sequence MNHVAPEAWDPFGNGLITFNPSNVLMSAIAALIVLIIAVAATRKLEQKPSGMQNVMEWVLDFVRGIINSNMDWKTGGRFLIFATTLLLYIFVSNIMGLPFAVVIGHELWWKSPTADPVITMTLAVMVVAMSHYYGVKLNGTSGYLKGYVTPKWWLFPLKLIEEFSNTLTLGLRLYGNIYAGEILLSMLVGLATDGYGTGIFSGVFGTLAAIIPMWLWLSFSIFIGVIQAFIFVMLSMVYMAHKVSHDH; translated from the coding sequence GTGAATCATGTAGCACCGGAAGCGTGGGATCCGTTTGGAAATGGTCTGATAACGTTTAACCCTTCAAACGTCCTTATGTCGGCGATTGCGGCACTTATTGTTCTTATCATTGCCGTAGCTGCCACTCGAAAGCTGGAGCAAAAACCTTCCGGGATGCAGAATGTGATGGAGTGGGTTCTGGATTTCGTAAGAGGTATTATCAATAGCAACATGGACTGGAAGACGGGCGGGCGCTTTTTAATCTTCGCAACAACTTTGCTTTTGTACATATTTGTGAGTAACATTATGGGATTGCCCTTTGCCGTCGTAATTGGTCACGAATTGTGGTGGAAATCACCTACTGCAGACCCGGTGATCACGATGACTCTAGCAGTAATGGTCGTTGCCATGTCTCACTACTACGGAGTGAAGCTAAATGGCACGTCAGGCTATCTTAAAGGGTATGTCACGCCAAAATGGTGGCTGTTCCCTCTGAAACTGATCGAGGAGTTCTCAAATACGCTGACGCTTGGTTTGCGTTTGTATGGAAACATTTATGCTGGAGAAATTCTTCTGTCAATGCTCGTCGGCTTGGCAACGGATGGGTATGGTACAGGCATCTTTTCTGGGGTTTTTGGAACCCTTGCCGCAATCATACCAATGTGGCTGTGGCTGTCGTTTAGTATCTTTATTGGTGTAATTCAAGCCTTTATTTTCGTCATGTTGTCAATGGTGTACATGGCTCATAAAGTGAGTCATGACCATTAA
- the atpE gene encoding F0F1 ATP synthase subunit C has protein sequence MGALAAAIAVGLAALGAGFGNGMIVSRTVEGIARQPELRGALQTTMFIGVALVEAIPIIAVVIAFIALGS, from the coding sequence ATGGGAGCTCTAGCAGCTGCTATTGCCGTTGGTCTTGCCGCATTAGGTGCCGGTTTTGGTAACGGTATGATCGTTAGTCGTACAGTCGAAGGAATTGCTCGTCAGCCAGAATTAAGAGGTGCATTACAAACAACAATGTTTATCGGGGTAGCCCTCGTCGAGGCGATTCCTATTATCGCGGTTGTTATCGCATTTATTGCATTGGGATCTTAA
- the atpF gene encoding F0F1 ATP synthase subunit B — translation MQYLDSGMLMAAGGIQIGDILAQLLIFLGLMLLLKKLAFGKLIQVMRDREDHIAGQIDSAEKSRKDAEQFLSKQQQALEESRHEAQQIIENAKKMGEDRQNDIIKAAQEEANRLRNDAVREIQNEREQALVSLREQVASLSVMVASKVIEKELSEADQQKFIEEYLKEAGDQR, via the coding sequence ATGCAATATCTTGATTCAGGCATGCTGATGGCTGCGGGCGGAATCCAAATTGGAGATATTCTCGCTCAACTGCTCATTTTTCTAGGGTTGATGCTTCTCCTTAAAAAACTGGCATTCGGAAAATTAATTCAAGTGATGCGTGATCGTGAAGATCATATCGCTGGTCAAATCGATTCTGCAGAAAAAAGTCGGAAGGACGCAGAGCAATTTTTGAGCAAGCAGCAACAGGCTCTTGAAGAATCGCGTCATGAAGCACAACAGATTATTGAAAATGCGAAAAAAATGGGTGAAGATCGTCAAAACGATATCATCAAAGCGGCTCAAGAAGAAGCCAATCGCCTACGTAATGATGCTGTTCGTGAAATCCAAAACGAGCGTGAGCAGGCGTTGGTGTCTTTGCGTGAGCAAGTCGCTTCCCTTTCTGTCATGGTTGCTTCGAAAGTGATCGAAAAGGAGCTTAGCGAAGCCGATCAACAGAAGTTTATTGAAGAGTATCTCAAAGAGGCAGGGGATCAGCGATGA
- a CDS encoding F0F1 ATP synthase subunit delta yields the protein MSTVAARYASALFEIAKEKQSIEAIREDVKAVEDVFSADDIQSFFLHPNVSKDEKKRLIDTGFTNVAPEVKNTLHLMIERQRTLDIPHLSEAFNQEADAFLNTGEAVVYSVRPLTEAELQQVAEVFSQKAGKASLRVKNETDPSLIAGIRVRIGNRIYDGSVSRQLEKIERQLVSK from the coding sequence ATGAGTACAGTGGCTGCACGTTACGCCTCAGCCCTTTTTGAGATTGCTAAAGAAAAACAGTCCATCGAAGCCATTCGTGAGGATGTAAAAGCTGTTGAAGACGTGTTCTCTGCAGATGACATTCAGTCGTTCTTTCTTCATCCCAACGTATCAAAAGATGAGAAGAAACGTTTAATTGATACTGGGTTTACGAATGTGGCTCCTGAAGTGAAAAATACGCTTCATCTAATGATTGAGCGTCAGCGTACTTTGGATATTCCTCATTTGTCTGAGGCTTTTAATCAGGAGGCCGATGCATTTCTCAATACAGGTGAGGCTGTTGTATACAGTGTTCGCCCATTAACAGAGGCAGAGCTACAGCAGGTTGCAGAAGTGTTTTCGCAAAAAGCCGGCAAAGCTTCGCTTCGTGTCAAAAATGAAACGGATCCATCTTTAATTGCTGGGATTCGTGTTCGCATTGGAAATCGTATTTACGACGGTAGTGTGAGTCGTCAATTAGAAAAAATTGAGCGCCAGCTCGTTTCAAAATGA
- the atpA gene encoding F0F1 ATP synthase subunit alpha: protein MSIKAEEISSLIKKQIEGFQADIEVQDVGTVINVGDGIARAHGLDNVMAGELVEFSNGVMGMTQNLEENNVGIIILGPYTGIREGDEVRRTGRIMEVPVGEELLGRVVNSLGQPVDGKGPIATTKTRPIEGAAPGVMDRKSVHEPLQTGIKAIDSMIPIGRGQRELIIGDRQTGKTALAIDTILNQKDQDMICIYVAIGQKDSTVSGVVETLRSYGALDYTIVVNAGASLPAPMLYLAPYTGVTMGEEFMYNGKHVLVVYDDLSKQAAAYRELSLLLRRPPGREAFPGDVFYLHSRLLERAAKLSDANGGGSLTALPFIETQAGDVSAYIPTNVISITDGQIFLQSDYFFSGIRPAINPGISVSRVGGDAQIKAMKKVAGTLRLDLASFRELEAFAQFGSDLDPATQAKLNRGARTVEVLKQDLHKPLAVEKQVAILFALTQGYLDDIPVEDITRFEDEFLTWLDHNQTELLSGIRETKQLPDADAYKAAITEFKKTFSPSA from the coding sequence ATGAGCATTAAAGCTGAAGAAATCAGTTCGTTAATTAAAAAGCAAATCGAAGGATTTCAAGCCGATATCGAAGTACAAGACGTCGGTACAGTTATTAACGTTGGAGATGGGATTGCACGTGCTCATGGGTTAGATAACGTCATGGCCGGAGAGCTCGTTGAATTCTCCAATGGCGTCATGGGGATGACGCAAAACCTTGAGGAAAATAACGTAGGTATTATTATTCTTGGTCCATACACAGGTATCCGTGAAGGTGACGAGGTACGTCGAACAGGGCGCATCATGGAAGTGCCTGTTGGTGAAGAACTGCTAGGTCGAGTCGTGAACTCGCTTGGACAGCCTGTTGATGGAAAAGGTCCTATAGCCACAACAAAAACACGTCCAATTGAAGGTGCTGCACCAGGTGTTATGGATCGTAAATCCGTTCATGAGCCATTGCAGACAGGAATTAAAGCGATTGACTCGATGATTCCGATTGGTCGTGGACAGCGTGAGCTTATTATCGGAGACCGTCAAACTGGTAAAACAGCGCTTGCCATTGACACGATTTTGAACCAAAAAGATCAAGATATGATCTGTATCTATGTAGCGATTGGCCAAAAAGACTCAACGGTTAGTGGTGTTGTAGAAACACTACGTAGCTATGGTGCACTCGACTATACAATTGTCGTAAACGCCGGGGCTTCTTTGCCAGCACCAATGCTTTACCTTGCTCCGTATACTGGGGTAACAATGGGCGAGGAGTTTATGTATAACGGAAAACACGTCCTCGTCGTGTATGATGACCTTTCTAAACAGGCGGCGGCATACCGTGAGCTTTCCTTGCTCCTTCGTCGTCCTCCAGGTCGTGAAGCTTTCCCAGGAGATGTTTTCTACTTGCACTCACGCCTACTAGAGCGTGCAGCAAAGTTAAGTGACGCAAATGGGGGCGGATCTTTGACCGCATTGCCTTTCATCGAGACACAGGCAGGCGATGTGTCAGCCTATATTCCAACAAACGTGATTTCGATTACGGATGGACAGATCTTCCTTCAGAGTGACTACTTTTTCTCAGGAATCCGTCCAGCGATTAACCCAGGAATCTCTGTTTCTCGTGTAGGTGGAGACGCTCAGATTAAAGCGATGAAAAAAGTTGCAGGTACATTACGCCTTGACCTTGCTTCTTTCCGTGAGCTTGAAGCCTTTGCCCAGTTCGGTTCTGATCTAGATCCAGCTACCCAAGCGAAACTAAATCGTGGTGCCCGTACTGTAGAGGTCTTGAAACAGGATCTTCATAAGCCGTTAGCGGTTGAAAAACAGGTAGCGATTCTCTTTGCCTTGACACAAGGATATTTAGATGACATTCCTGTTGAAGATATTACGAGATTTGAAGACGAGTTCCTTACGTGGCTCGACCATAATCAAACCGAGCTTTTAAGCGGAATTCGTGAAACGAAACAGCTTCCTGATGCGGATGCATATAAAGCAGCAATAACTGAATTTAAAAAGACCTTTTCACCAAGTGCCTAA
- the atpG gene encoding ATP synthase F1 subunit gamma, with protein MANLKDIKTRIDSTKKIKQITNAMHMVSASKLNRAERNAKAFHPYMNKIQEVVASIAGGNNDVSHPMLEHREVKRTGYLLITSDRGLVGAYNSTVLRHVYRTIQERHSSSDEYALFVIGRVGVDFFRSRNIPVQEQALHMPDHPTFADIKQISQTIVDYFTDGKIDALYMYYQHFVNTITQKLTETKVLPLTDLMNDSSQQAASSYEYEPSEAEILEVLLPQYAESLMFGALLDGKASEHASSMTAMQSATDNADEIIDGLTLDYNRARQAAITQEITEIVGGAAALE; from the coding sequence TTGGCCAACTTGAAAGATATTAAAACACGCATTGATTCCACGAAAAAAATTAAACAGATTACGAACGCAATGCACATGGTTTCTGCCTCAAAGCTAAATCGGGCTGAACGAAATGCAAAGGCGTTCCACCCGTATATGAATAAAATTCAGGAAGTCGTCGCGTCCATTGCAGGTGGAAACAATGATGTGAGCCATCCGATGCTTGAGCATCGCGAAGTGAAACGTACAGGTTATCTCTTGATTACGTCTGACAGGGGGCTTGTAGGAGCTTACAACTCTACTGTATTAAGACATGTTTACCGGACGATCCAAGAACGTCATTCATCTTCTGATGAGTACGCCTTGTTCGTCATTGGTCGTGTTGGCGTAGATTTCTTTAGATCAAGAAATATTCCAGTTCAAGAGCAGGCTTTACATATGCCTGACCACCCGACGTTTGCGGATATTAAACAGATTTCTCAAACGATCGTTGACTACTTCACAGATGGCAAAATTGACGCTTTATACATGTATTATCAGCACTTTGTCAACACAATCACGCAAAAGCTGACAGAGACAAAAGTATTGCCATTGACCGATTTAATGAATGATTCTTCACAACAGGCTGCAAGTTCATATGAGTATGAGCCGTCAGAAGCGGAAATTCTCGAAGTGTTGTTGCCGCAGTATGCGGAAAGTCTAATGTTTGGCGCTTTACTTGACGGAAAAGCAAGTGAGCACGCTTCTAGTATGACCGCGATGCAAAGTGCAACAGACAACGCAGACGAGATTATTGACGGCTTGACATTAGATTATAACCGAGCACGTCAAGCAGCCATTACACAAGAAATCACGGAAATCGTTGGCGGCGCAGCCGCACTAGAATAA
- the atpD gene encoding F0F1 ATP synthase subunit beta has translation MNKGAIIQVMGPVVDVRFENGHLPDIHNALTVSQEDKGTLTLEVALHLGDGLVRSVAMASTDGIVRGAEVIDTGAAISVPVGEVTLGRVFDVLGNHIDLDEAVAADVRRDPIHRQAPTFDDLTTKTEILETGIKVVDLLAPYVKGGKIGLFGGAGVGKTVLIQELINNVAQGHGGISVFAGVGERTREGNDLYMEMKDAGVLSKTAMVFGQMNEPPGARLRVALSGLTMAEYFRDEEGQDVLLFIDNIYRFTQAGSEVSALLGRMPSAVGYQPTLATEMGQLQERITSTNKGSVTSIQAVYVPADDYTDPAPATTFAHLDATTNLERRLTAQGIYPAVDPLSSTSRALAPEIVGEEHYQVATQVQQTLQRYKELQDIIAILGMDELSDEDKMTVSRARRIQFFLSQNFHVAEQFTGQPGSYVPVSETVQGFKEILEGKYDDLPEDAFRLVGRIEEVVEKAEQMQQNA, from the coding sequence ATGAACAAAGGAGCAATCATTCAAGTAATGGGTCCTGTTGTTGACGTCCGCTTTGAGAATGGACATCTTCCGGATATTCACAACGCCCTGACAGTTTCGCAAGAAGATAAAGGTACACTGACACTTGAAGTAGCGCTTCATCTAGGCGACGGCTTGGTTCGCTCCGTTGCCATGGCATCAACCGACGGTATTGTGCGAGGTGCTGAAGTCATTGATACGGGCGCAGCAATTTCTGTACCAGTTGGTGAAGTCACACTAGGCCGAGTGTTTGACGTTCTTGGAAATCACATCGATCTAGACGAGGCGGTAGCCGCAGATGTACGACGTGATCCAATTCACCGTCAAGCACCAACGTTTGATGATTTGACAACGAAAACAGAGATTTTGGAAACAGGTATCAAAGTTGTAGACTTGCTAGCTCCATACGTAAAAGGTGGTAAGATCGGCTTGTTTGGTGGTGCCGGTGTAGGAAAAACGGTATTGATTCAGGAATTGATCAATAACGTTGCCCAAGGACACGGCGGTATTTCCGTGTTTGCCGGTGTTGGTGAGCGTACCCGTGAAGGAAATGACCTTTACATGGAAATGAAGGACGCAGGCGTATTAAGTAAAACCGCGATGGTCTTCGGTCAGATGAACGAACCACCTGGTGCCCGTCTCCGTGTCGCTTTATCAGGATTGACGATGGCCGAGTATTTCCGTGATGAAGAAGGTCAGGACGTACTGTTGTTCATTGACAACATTTACCGCTTTACTCAGGCAGGTTCTGAAGTATCAGCCTTGCTCGGACGGATGCCATCAGCGGTAGGTTATCAGCCAACCTTGGCTACAGAAATGGGTCAGTTGCAGGAGCGTATCACTTCTACAAACAAAGGATCTGTTACGTCGATTCAAGCGGTATATGTACCTGCCGATGACTACACAGACCCTGCTCCAGCGACGACATTTGCGCACTTGGATGCAACGACGAACTTAGAGCGTCGCTTGACAGCTCAAGGGATTTACCCAGCGGTAGACCCGTTGTCTTCAACTTCCCGTGCTTTAGCACCTGAAATCGTTGGAGAAGAGCATTATCAAGTAGCTACACAAGTACAGCAGACGCTTCAGCGCTACAAAGAGCTACAAGACATTATCGCTATCCTTGGTATGGATGAATTATCAGATGAAGATAAAATGACCGTATCTCGTGCGCGTCGAATTCAGTTCTTCTTGTCCCAGAACTTCCACGTCGCTGAACAGTTTACAGGTCAGCCAGGATCATACGTACCTGTCTCTGAAACAGTACAGGGCTTTAAAGAGATATTGGAAGGGAAATACGATGATCTTCCTGAAGACGCCTTCCGCCTAGTCGGTCGGATTGAAGAAGTTGTTGAGAAAGCTGAGCAAATGCAACAAAACGCATAA
- a CDS encoding F0F1 ATP synthase subunit epsilon yields the protein MSTINVDVVTPDGAVYEGSAEMVVAKADNGELGVLPGHIPMVAPLAIGAVRLKQGNETQYISVSGGFLEVRPDKITILAQAAEKPEDIDENRAKQAKERAEQLLQKVTEDKVDRVRAELALKRAINRLSVKNG from the coding sequence ATGAGTACGATCAACGTCGATGTTGTGACACCCGATGGCGCCGTATATGAAGGCAGCGCTGAGATGGTTGTCGCTAAAGCAGACAATGGAGAGCTTGGTGTGTTGCCAGGTCACATTCCGATGGTCGCGCCGTTGGCCATTGGTGCCGTTCGGTTAAAGCAAGGGAATGAGACACAGTATATTTCTGTTAGCGGTGGGTTTTTAGAAGTAAGGCCCGATAAGATAACGATTCTTGCTCAGGCAGCCGAAAAACCTGAGGATATTGATGAAAATAGGGCGAAACAAGCAAAAGAGCGCGCGGAACAACTACTGCAAAAAGTCACTGAGGATAAGGTTGACCGTGTTCGAGCTGAATTAGCATTGAAACGAGCAATTAACCGTTTGAGCGTAAAAAACGGTTAA
- a CDS encoding DUF1722 domain-containing protein — MTEKDIRKATEKLWAQNKYNSMAKGYSSYEAVKRAFSEASDISDYHRIFLRIQNLHYAPYSVKALVNTFEHIWGYFKNEASSEEKERFFELLSACQKFQEEDQQKYLPDEARRVIAYIHRLLHRHPVDYLNNSTLLFNTKAWNDIQLNSKHYAVSEYVYVDRIRVMEGSPAV; from the coding sequence ATGACAGAGAAAGATATTCGAAAAGCCACAGAGAAATTATGGGCGCAAAACAAGTACAATAGTATGGCTAAAGGTTATTCCTCTTATGAAGCTGTCAAGCGAGCATTTTCAGAGGCCTCGGACATTTCAGATTATCATCGTATCTTTTTGCGAATTCAAAATTTGCATTATGCACCTTATTCTGTCAAAGCATTGGTCAATACATTTGAACATATTTGGGGCTATTTTAAAAATGAAGCTTCTTCCGAAGAGAAAGAGCGCTTTTTTGAGTTGCTTTCAGCCTGCCAGAAATTCCAAGAAGAAGATCAACAAAAATACCTTCCTGATGAAGCAAGACGTGTCATTGCCTATATCCACCGTCTTCTCCATCGTCATCCTGTTGATTATTTGAACAATAGTACATTACTTTTTAATACAAAAGCTTGGAATGATATTCAGCTGAATAGTAAGCACTACGCAGTAAGTGAATACGTTTATGTAGATAGAATCCGTGTAATGGAAGGGTCTCCAGCGGTTTAA
- a CDS encoding DUF1146 family protein, producing MFTYAGPVALVSIIVHLLCIVVTWWALQSLKLDALFKKGKTNQIRVLYVLVTITIGASVARFLMDYYMWATQWTSLL from the coding sequence ATGTTTACATACGCCGGTCCAGTTGCATTGGTCAGTATTATAGTGCATTTGCTATGCATCGTTGTAACGTGGTGGGCCCTGCAAAGTCTGAAATTGGATGCTTTATTTAAGAAAGGAAAGACGAATCAAATACGCGTATTGTATGTCCTTGTAACCATTACAATAGGGGCGAGTGTAGCCAGATTTTTAATGGATTATTATATGTGGGCTACACAATGGACAAGTCTTCTGTAA
- a CDS encoding YwmB family TATA-box binding protein, which translates to MYRSKVWWIALILAFCVLSYTALGKERTDQSLEDTKAFLNTAFDVMVDEDVKTTGWSLYSRKTIMADEERLAAIKRSLISAGWVKSPESSTTWQRKSAEQDLWQEQMHVKKHRHTYMLSYELKSSNAEKDRVQAIVKQFASVREKWFSKNTTIYACLQGQSSAMISGVLSNHAASLLRAFDATPVEMIEEQSFISVSAYNDLWEQHIVVPSGKMNLQTALRKNRSSGVIDVTIGTPIITVEY; encoded by the coding sequence ATGTATCGAAGTAAAGTCTGGTGGATCGCACTTATTCTGGCATTTTGTGTTTTGTCTTATACTGCATTGGGAAAAGAACGAACAGATCAATCACTCGAAGACACCAAAGCGTTTTTAAATACAGCATTTGACGTTATGGTTGACGAAGACGTCAAAACAACCGGGTGGTCTTTATATTCTCGGAAGACAATCATGGCTGATGAAGAGAGGCTTGCAGCGATAAAAAGGTCGCTCATATCAGCTGGTTGGGTGAAAAGCCCCGAATCTTCCACCACGTGGCAACGCAAGAGTGCTGAACAAGACTTATGGCAAGAACAAATGCATGTAAAAAAACATCGTCATACGTATATGCTTTCTTATGAATTGAAGAGCAGCAATGCCGAAAAAGATCGCGTTCAAGCGATTGTTAAGCAGTTTGCCTCAGTGCGTGAAAAATGGTTTTCAAAAAATACGACAATCTATGCTTGTCTACAAGGGCAAAGCAGTGCTATGATAAGTGGAGTTTTGTCTAATCATGCAGCATCCCTTCTTCGCGCCTTTGATGCGACGCCTGTAGAAATGATTGAGGAACAATCGTTTATCAGTGTATCTGCATACAATGACTTATGGGAACAACATATCGTTGTGCCATCGGGGAAGATGAATCTGCAAACGGCGTTACGAAAAAATCGATCGTCAGGCGTTATTGATGTCACAATAGGAACACCTATCATTACTGTTGAATATTAA
- the murA gene encoding UDP-N-acetylglucosamine 1-carboxyvinyltransferase — protein sequence MEKIIVRGGKKLTGTVHTEGSKNAVLPVIAASILPKRQKSIITDVPTLADVYTINEVLRYMNAEVTFDERQNQVIVDASKELKTEAPFEYVRKMRASVLVMGPLLARQRHAKIALPGGCAIGSRPIDQHLKGFEAMGAKVQVGNGYIEAFVDERLQGAKIYLDFPSVGATENIMMAATLAKGTTTIDNVAKEPEIVDLANYLNKMGAKVKGAGTGTIKIEGVEELVGVEHAVIPDRIEAGTLMIAAAITRGNVVVKGAVPEHLSSLIAKLEEMGVQCIEVPDGIQVIAPEKLKAADLKTMPHPGFPTDMQAQMMALTSQAEGTSMLTETVFENRFMHVQEFRRMNASIKIEGRSAIVTGPNTLQGAEVAATDLRAAAALILAGLVAEGYTRVTELQHLDRGYVRFVEKLSSLGADIERVAIEVATVEDVNASITQKVNVNPKFA from the coding sequence TTGGAAAAAATCATCGTCCGTGGTGGAAAAAAGCTGACAGGAACTGTGCATACAGAAGGCTCTAAAAATGCAGTACTCCCTGTTATCGCTGCTTCCATTCTACCAAAAAGGCAAAAAAGCATCATTACGGATGTACCCACTCTTGCGGATGTCTATACGATTAACGAAGTACTGCGTTATATGAATGCGGAGGTGACGTTCGATGAGCGTCAAAACCAAGTCATTGTCGATGCATCCAAAGAGTTGAAGACAGAAGCACCTTTTGAATATGTGCGAAAAATGCGCGCGTCAGTATTAGTGATGGGACCATTGCTTGCGAGGCAACGGCACGCTAAGATTGCCTTACCAGGAGGATGCGCTATTGGCTCACGACCCATTGATCAACACCTAAAAGGTTTTGAAGCGATGGGTGCTAAAGTTCAAGTAGGAAATGGCTACATTGAAGCTTTTGTCGATGAAAGGCTACAGGGAGCTAAGATTTACCTTGATTTTCCTAGTGTAGGGGCTACGGAAAACATTATGATGGCTGCAACACTGGCTAAAGGCACGACGACCATTGATAACGTGGCAAAGGAGCCAGAAATTGTTGACCTGGCAAATTACCTTAACAAAATGGGCGCTAAAGTCAAGGGAGCCGGTACAGGTACGATCAAAATTGAAGGTGTCGAAGAACTTGTCGGTGTTGAGCATGCAGTGATTCCAGACCGAATCGAAGCAGGGACATTAATGATTGCTGCCGCAATTACGAGAGGAAATGTCGTTGTCAAAGGAGCAGTTCCTGAGCATCTGTCATCTCTGATTGCTAAATTGGAAGAGATGGGCGTTCAATGTATCGAGGTCCCAGACGGAATTCAGGTCATTGCGCCTGAGAAATTAAAAGCAGCTGATTTAAAAACGATGCCTCACCCAGGATTTCCAACTGATATGCAAGCACAAATGATGGCGCTAACGTCGCAGGCGGAAGGCACAAGTATGTTAACTGAAACGGTATTTGAAAATCGATTTATGCACGTTCAAGAATTTCGTCGAATGAATGCGTCCATAAAAATTGAAGGTCGTTCAGCGATTGTTACAGGACCAAATACGCTTCAAGGAGCTGAAGTGGCAGCTACCGATTTACGGGCAGCTGCAGCGTTAATTCTTGCCGGACTTGTTGCTGAAGGTTATACACGCGTCACTGAACTACAGCATCTCGATCGAGGATATGTTCGTTTCGTTGAAAAATTGTCTTCGCTAGGAGCAGATATTGAACGCGTGGCAATTGAAGTTGCTACCGTCGAAGATGTAAACGCCAGTATCACGCAAAAAGTCAATGTGAATCCTAAATTTGCATGA
- the spoIID gene encoding stage II sporulation protein D gives MQSFQKILWLIFGSMVLCIGIPALVVLPSIQERAIVMSPQDSSKIDQPQLELSSQPESKTEKENIPNIEVSVYRSDMNKIDTLPLESYLIGVVAAEMPATFELEALKAQAMAARTYTMKQLLSEESLGVPKGADVTDTVMHQVYYDNEQLKDQWGETYGDKYAKIAQAVRETSGQIITHNGTPITASFFSTSNGYTENSEDYWPNAFPYLRSVESPWDKNAPRFIENRAISVAQFEESLNVKLPSEGVVGEIISRTDGKRVEKVNINGTEMSGRDVREALQLRSSDFSWERDGDVVQIETKGYGHGVGMSQYGANGMAASGKNYKDILAHYYQDTVIEPITTYALQLQRSNAVADNGS, from the coding sequence ATGCAATCATTTCAAAAAATACTATGGTTAATATTTGGGAGCATGGTGCTTTGTATAGGTATTCCTGCACTTGTGGTGCTCCCGTCGATTCAGGAACGCGCCATTGTGATGAGTCCCCAGGATAGCAGCAAAATAGATCAGCCACAGTTAGAGCTTTCAAGTCAGCCAGAAAGCAAAACAGAGAAAGAAAACATCCCGAATATTGAGGTGTCCGTATATCGTTCAGACATGAATAAAATTGATACGCTCCCCTTAGAATCCTATTTGATAGGTGTAGTTGCCGCAGAAATGCCGGCTACCTTTGAGTTAGAGGCATTAAAAGCACAGGCCATGGCAGCACGAACGTACACGATGAAGCAGCTTTTAAGTGAAGAATCTCTAGGGGTACCAAAAGGGGCAGACGTGACAGATACAGTAATGCATCAAGTATATTATGATAACGAACAGCTCAAGGATCAATGGGGCGAAACATACGGCGACAAATACGCAAAAATTGCCCAGGCGGTCAGAGAAACGTCAGGTCAAATTATTACGCATAATGGAACCCCTATCACAGCGTCTTTTTTCTCAACAAGTAATGGGTACACAGAAAACTCTGAGGATTACTGGCCTAATGCTTTTCCGTACTTGCGTAGTGTAGAAAGTCCATGGGATAAAAACGCTCCTCGTTTTATTGAAAATCGCGCCATTTCGGTTGCTCAATTTGAAGAAAGCTTAAATGTAAAGCTTCCTTCTGAAGGCGTGGTCGGAGAAATTATTAGTCGAACGGATGGGAAACGCGTAGAAAAAGTAAATATTAACGGAACAGAAATGAGTGGGCGAGATGTGCGCGAAGCCTTACAATTACGATCATCAGACTTTTCGTGGGAGAGAGACGGTGACGTCGTTCAGATTGAAACAAAAGGCTACGGACACGGTGTTGGCATGAGCCAGTATGGTGCCAACGGTATGGCTGCTTCTGGAAAGAACTATAAAGACATTTTAGCGCACTATTATCAAGATACAGTCATTGAACCAATCACAACATACGCCCTTCAACTGCAACGTTCCAATGCTGTAGCAGATAACGGATCATAA